One genomic segment of Campylobacter concisus includes these proteins:
- a CDS encoding heavy metal translocating P-type ATPase: MTHKNKITLAHKSKNRARFICESLNARSDVSAIEAAISERTDALSVRVNKYAKSIIVEYNKNYDKILNFIKSYEFPTKAKDPNLPSKANIYKAAAALGITPFMSNKTLKSAVTLYATAPNLIEGAKELRHEGVTSKVLEATAIGTSLAMGDHLAANSTNLMINIGEYMEESASHRSDDLIKELAKPNIEEVWVERNLNGEKTLEKVKTENLKKGDIVVVGAGETIGVDGYIVEGNADVNQVSMTGEAEPIPKARGDRVISGTVVDEGRIKIWAENVGSDTATARIKEYIQTSLNEKSAIGVKALKLADKLVPVTLSLAGLSYIINKNMNSVASVLQADYSCALKLATPVAFKSSISKAGRNGILVKGAKAIEALSSVDTFVFDKTGTLTHGRLSVVEIYSFKEGFSQNDILNLTASAEEHYFHPVAEAIVEAANKRGFHHIHHDEVEFIVAHGVKTAMHGKEVVIGSRHFLEDDEMISFKAHEALISKALNSGLTLLYVGYDKELVGVIAMKDDMRENAKDMVKKLRSLGVKEVVMLSGDIKSKAEEVARELGLDRVYAECLPTDKAAIIEELKSEGKKVAFVGDGINDAPSLTKANVGISMHKGADIAKATADISLLKDDIMSVALVKELANKTMDLISSNFRSTVGVNTAILSAATLGMLNPIATAMLHNGTTIWLLLNSMKGVKFKSK, encoded by the coding sequence TTGACTCACAAAAATAAGATCACTCTAGCTCACAAGAGTAAAAATAGAGCGAGGTTTATTTGCGAGAGCCTAAACGCTAGAAGCGACGTCAGCGCTATCGAGGCTGCGATCTCAGAGCGAACTGATGCACTAAGTGTTCGTGTAAATAAATACGCAAAAAGCATTATCGTTGAATACAATAAAAACTACGATAAAATTTTAAACTTTATAAAGAGCTATGAATTTCCAACAAAGGCTAAAGATCCAAATTTGCCAAGCAAGGCAAATATCTATAAGGCTGCTGCTGCACTTGGCATAACACCATTTATGAGTAACAAAACTCTAAAATCAGCCGTGACTCTTTATGCCACAGCACCAAATTTAATAGAAGGTGCAAAAGAGCTAAGGCATGAGGGCGTTACTTCAAAAGTGCTTGAGGCAACTGCCATTGGTACTAGCCTAGCAATGGGTGATCATTTGGCAGCAAATAGCACAAATTTGATGATAAATATCGGCGAATATATGGAAGAGAGCGCTAGCCACAGAAGTGATGATCTCATCAAAGAGCTAGCAAAACCAAATATCGAAGAAGTCTGGGTCGAGAGAAATTTAAATGGTGAAAAGACGCTTGAAAAAGTAAAAACCGAAAATTTAAAAAAAGGCGACATCGTAGTAGTCGGAGCTGGTGAGACGATAGGCGTTGATGGTTATATCGTTGAAGGTAACGCCGATGTAAATCAAGTCTCAATGACCGGAGAGGCTGAACCTATACCAAAAGCTAGAGGTGACCGTGTTATAAGCGGCACCGTGGTTGATGAAGGTAGGATAAAAATTTGGGCTGAAAATGTAGGTAGTGACACAGCAACAGCTAGGATCAAAGAGTACATACAAACTTCACTCAATGAAAAATCAGCCATTGGTGTAAAAGCATTAAAACTAGCTGATAAACTTGTGCCTGTTACGCTCTCGCTTGCTGGACTTTCATACATTATAAATAAAAATATGAATAGCGTTGCTAGCGTACTTCAAGCGGACTACTCTTGCGCATTAAAGCTTGCTACACCAGTTGCTTTTAAATCAAGTATCTCAAAAGCTGGCAGAAATGGCATTCTTGTAAAAGGCGCAAAGGCGATCGAGGCTTTAAGCTCAGTTGATACTTTTGTATTTGACAAAACTGGCACTCTGACACATGGACGCCTAAGTGTAGTTGAAATTTACTCGTTTAAAGAAGGCTTTTCTCAAAATGATATATTAAATTTAACTGCAAGTGCTGAGGAACACTACTTTCATCCAGTGGCTGAAGCAATAGTTGAAGCTGCTAACAAGCGTGGTTTCCACCATATTCATCACGATGAAGTTGAATTTATCGTAGCTCATGGCGTAAAAACTGCGATGCACGGCAAAGAGGTGGTTATCGGCAGCAGGCACTTCTTAGAAGATGACGAGATGATAAGCTTTAAAGCTCATGAAGCTTTAATAAGCAAAGCATTAAATAGCGGCTTAACTTTACTCTACGTTGGATACGACAAAGAGCTAGTCGGCGTCATTGCTATGAAAGACGATATGAGAGAAAACGCAAAAGACATGGTTAAAAAGCTAAGAAGCCTTGGCGTAAAAGAGGTCGTCATGCTAAGTGGTGACATCAAAAGCAAGGCTGAAGAAGTAGCACGCGAGCTTGGACTTGATAGAGTCTATGCGGAGTGCTTACCAACAGATAAAGCAGCTATCATCGAAGAGCTAAAGAGTGAGGGCAAAAAAGTAGCCTTTGTGGGAGATGGCATAAATGATGCTCCAAGCCTAACTAAGGCAAATGTGGGTATAAGTATGCACAAAGGTGCTGATATAGCTAAAGCGACGGCTGATATAAGTCTTTTAAAAGACGACATCATGAGCGTAGCTCTTGTAAAAGAGCTTGCAAATAAAACAATGGATTTAATTAGCTCAAATTTCCGCTCAACCGTTGGCGTAAACACAGCTATACTAAGTGCAGCAACACTTGGCATGTTAAATCCAATAGCAACTGCCATGCTTCATAATGGCACAACGATTTGGCTTTTATTAAATTCAATGAAGGGCGTAAAATTCAAATCAAAATAA
- a CDS encoding Fur family transcriptional regulator: MDNFELFYKHFKEFLEAFGQKSSELKEQILHVLFISNSHLSAQEISSEVYKIHKNEISMTSIYSFLNFLEMHHLANCFEENGVKKFELNLKSSHDHLICEICEKIVDFEDEMIEQRQEQICKEKNFSEQSHTMILYGICSDCQEKNGN; this comes from the coding sequence GTGGATAATTTTGAACTATTTTATAAGCATTTTAAAGAGTTTTTAGAAGCCTTTGGGCAGAAAAGCTCAGAGTTAAAAGAACAAATTTTGCATGTACTTTTCATTAGCAACTCTCATCTAAGTGCTCAAGAAATTTCTTCAGAAGTTTACAAAATACACAAGAATGAAATTTCAATGACATCAATTTACTCGTTTTTAAATTTTCTCGAAATGCATCATCTTGCAAACTGCTTTGAAGAAAATGGAGTAAAGAAATTTGAGCTAAATTTAAAATCCTCGCATGATCATTTGATATGTGAAATTTGTGAAAAGATAGTTGATTTTGAAGATGAGATGATAGAGCAAAGGCAAGAGCAAATTTGCAAAGAAAAAAATTTTAGTGAGCAGTCGCATACGATGATACTTTATGGTATTTGCAGTGATTGCCAAGAGAAAAATGGAAATTAA
- a CDS encoding ferritin-like domain-containing protein — protein sequence MLNELLNASYTSEKNALSLYENLALFGDVFNEIANIRKNAIILIEKFASTHDYELACENEAIFLPAKNKEDALIQVLNYELELNKMYEKFCESLDDEELKDLFFRLWATSNNEYIASLKQRLKEIYSGCEIKNELNLNEISQNFEQNGITNILENYQNDFNEITKSLQNIASGKADKSELAKITNNPNFSFFSGLALGALGISVVSKNFNKDEENE from the coding sequence ATGCTTAATGAACTTTTAAATGCATCATATACCAGCGAAAAGAACGCACTTAGCTTATATGAAAATTTAGCTTTATTTGGTGATGTTTTTAACGAGATTGCAAATATCAGAAAAAATGCGATCATCTTGATAGAAAAATTTGCGAGCACACATGATTACGAGCTTGCTTGCGAAAATGAAGCTATATTTTTGCCAGCAAAAAATAAAGAAGATGCGCTGATACAAGTTTTAAACTACGAGTTAGAGCTAAATAAAATGTATGAAAAATTTTGTGAAAGCTTAGATGATGAAGAGCTAAAAGATCTATTTTTTAGACTTTGGGCTACTTCAAACAACGAATACATCGCCTCTTTAAAGCAACGTTTAAAAGAAATTTATAGTGGCTGTGAAATAAAAAATGAGCTAAATTTAAATGAAATTTCACAAAATTTTGAGCAAAATGGCATAACAAATATTTTAGAAAACTATCAAAATGACTTTAATGAGATAACTAAAAGCTTGCAAAATATCGCAAGTGGCAAGGCTGATAAAAGCGAGTTAGCAAAGATAACTAATAATCCAAATTTCTCGTTTTTTAGCGGACTTGCGCTTGGGGCATTAGGCATTTCAGTAGTTAGTAAAAATTTTAATAAGGATGAAGAAAATGAATAA
- a CDS encoding SAM-dependent methyltransferase encodes MKFSEFFDIWVNENYYKFGVDIGKKGDFYTNVSIGYLFGACLANYFLKLLRNGEISSSCKVVEIGANSGDMLADFAQGIFTLEPEILPNLELIIIEPHEILRKKQLETFTKRFGGEVKIKHYKNLCECLFEEIFVISNELLDAFSCEIIDGQNMLIVDDDLKFYWQKADQNLLALAKKFGIKKGEISTSYAKFALQLASAAKKVRFLSFDYGEFEPKNEFSLRIFKDHQVFSLFEISDLEPYFKSSDLTYSLCFKQVKEAFFEAGFKMLKFKKQNEALVCDLGVDEILSLVLEKGSKQAYENAAKQAKFLLSPEFLGEKFKFIEFLKS; translated from the coding sequence ATGAAATTTAGCGAGTTTTTTGATATCTGGGTCAATGAAAACTACTATAAATTTGGCGTAGATATCGGCAAAAAGGGTGATTTCTACACAAATGTAAGCATTGGCTATCTCTTTGGTGCTTGCCTTGCAAACTACTTTTTAAAGCTGCTTAGAAACGGCGAAATTTCTAGCTCTTGCAAGGTCGTAGAGATCGGTGCAAACTCGGGCGATATGCTGGCTGATTTTGCGCAAGGAATTTTTACGCTTGAGCCAGAAATTTTGCCAAATTTAGAGCTTATCATCATCGAACCTCATGAAATTTTACGTAAAAAACAGCTTGAGACTTTTACAAAACGCTTTGGTGGTGAAGTAAAAATAAAACACTATAAAAATTTATGCGAGTGCTTGTTTGAAGAAATTTTCGTCATCTCAAATGAGCTACTTGATGCGTTTAGCTGCGAAATTATAGATGGGCAAAATATGCTTATTGTGGATGATGATCTAAAATTTTACTGGCAAAAAGCAGATCAAAATTTGCTAGCACTTGCAAAGAAATTTGGCATAAAAAAGGGCGAGATATCAACTAGCTACGCTAAATTTGCGCTCCAGCTTGCAAGTGCAGCAAAAAAGGTAAGATTTTTAAGCTTTGACTACGGCGAATTTGAGCCAAAAAATGAGTTTAGCCTAAGGATTTTTAAAGACCATCAAGTATTTTCTTTGTTTGAAATTTCAGACCTCGAGCCATATTTTAAAAGCTCAGATCTAACATATAGCCTTTGCTTTAAGCAAGTAAAAGAGGCTTTTTTTGAGGCTGGCTTTAAGATGCTTAAATTTAAAAAACAAAACGAGGCTTTAGTTTGCGATCTTGGTGTGGATGAAATTTTATCTTTGGTGCTTGAAAAGGGTAGCAAGCAAGCCTATGAAAATGCAGCCAAACAGGCGAAATTTCTACTCTCGCCCGAGTTTTTAGGCGAGAAGTTTAAATTTATAGAGTTTTTAAAGAGCTAG
- a CDS encoding trimeric intracellular cation channel family protein has translation MSLILFVEYVGIASAALSGFLFAVKKECDWLGVFLSAFLTALGGGIMRDMLVGRAVYSFTHYMPVSVVIFMLIVSRVANLHIKREGLERKFVFIFADAIDVICFSIVGAMVAIEYNYNIFGVMMIAFFNGVGGGILRDILLNEVPWFLRTGLYGTISLGVGLAYFALYHLGLTNIFFTMLLLAAGITVRMFAFYRGWKLPDL, from the coding sequence ATGAGTTTAATACTTTTTGTCGAATACGTCGGTATCGCATCAGCTGCACTTAGTGGCTTTTTATTTGCAGTAAAAAAGGAGTGTGACTGGCTTGGAGTCTTTTTGTCTGCATTTTTGACTGCACTTGGTGGCGGTATCATGCGTGATATGCTTGTTGGTAGGGCGGTTTATTCATTTACACACTACATGCCAGTAAGCGTTGTTATTTTTATGTTGATTGTTTCAAGAGTGGCAAATTTACACATAAAAAGAGAAGGTTTGGAGCGAAAATTTGTATTCATTTTCGCCGATGCGATCGATGTTATTTGTTTTTCGATTGTTGGTGCGATGGTTGCTATTGAGTACAACTACAATATCTTTGGCGTCATGATGATCGCCTTTTTTAACGGAGTTGGTGGCGGTATCTTAAGAGATATCTTGCTAAATGAAGTCCCATGGTTTTTACGCACTGGACTTTACGGCACTATAAGCCTTGGCGTGGGGCTTGCTTACTTTGCGCTATATCATCTAGGTCTTACCAATATATTTTTTACTATGCTCTTGCTTGCTGCTGGCATTACAGTTAGGATGTTTGCGTTTTACAGAGGCTGGAAGCTACCTGATCTATGA
- a CDS encoding lipid-binding SYLF domain-containing protein, translating into MKRLLIIFLAGLFFTPHLNADVIQNQKLKNAINILNAFGARNLKPNTKFEGIKAIAIIPDVTKAGAVVTGSTGKGVFIAKNDDGEWSSPFFVNYTSGSIGLQLGYSSADMIILFKNSEAYANLFNAKDTISLKAEATGGVGNEVAITSDLPEISAFAEERGKTSGAFVGVSLDVARLKINIQDTNDYYERMYDFENIYNNSPKASKYTLKFKEIISKYFL; encoded by the coding sequence ATGAAAAGACTATTGATCATATTTCTTGCTGGTTTATTTTTCACGCCACACTTAAATGCTGATGTGATCCAAAATCAAAAGCTAAAAAATGCAATAAATATTTTAAATGCTTTTGGTGCGAGAAATTTAAAGCCAAACACTAAATTTGAAGGCATAAAAGCGATCGCCATAATCCCTGATGTGACAAAAGCAGGCGCTGTTGTAACTGGATCAACAGGTAAAGGCGTATTTATCGCTAAAAACGATGATGGTGAATGGTCAAGCCCATTTTTTGTAAATTACACATCTGGAAGCATAGGCTTGCAGCTTGGTTACAGCTCAGCTGACATGATCATCTTATTTAAAAATTCAGAAGCTTATGCAAATTTATTTAATGCAAAAGATACGATCAGTCTAAAAGCAGAAGCAACTGGTGGCGTTGGTAATGAAGTAGCGATCACAAGTGATTTGCCTGAAATTTCAGCATTTGCTGAGGAGCGTGGCAAGACAAGTGGTGCTTTTGTAGGCGTTAGCCTAGATGTGGCAAGGCTTAAAATAAATATACAAGATACAAATGATTACTATGAGCGAATGTATGATTTTGAAAATATCTACAACAATAGCCCAAAAGCTAGTAAATACACTCTGAAATTTAAAGAAATAATCTCAAAATACTTCTTATAG
- a CDS encoding oxidoreductase, with product MNNPYINEENVASETAANNVAATQPSAIDNAINNAAQNLPFVPENFNAAGFVKGLVLGGIAAYVLTNPKAQECVFKAIIKGGELINAGIEELKERFEDVKAELDSQK from the coding sequence ATGAATAACCCTTACATCAACGAAGAAAACGTAGCAAGTGAAACTGCAGCTAACAATGTAGCAGCTACTCAGCCAAGCGCAATCGATAATGCAATAAACAATGCAGCTCAAAATTTACCATTTGTACCTGAAAATTTTAATGCTGCTGGCTTTGTAAAAGGTCTAGTTTTAGGTGGTATCGCAGCTTATGTACTGACTAATCCAAAAGCGCAAGAGTGCGTATTTAAAGCGATTATCAAAGGTGGCGAGCTTATAAATGCTGGCATAGAAGAACTAAAAGAGCGTTTTGAAGATGTCAAAGCAGAACTTGACTCACAAAAATAA
- a CDS encoding HMA2 domain-containing protein produces MDIKTQTLAQVASYFSMIAHTNGRLRVRVSPKIKELSSSVNLASLDDVIAQINGIKNVKFNKLIGSVTIEYDHEIFPKNLWEDLLKGQNLEEISTRVNEVAKEVKYA; encoded by the coding sequence ATGGATATAAAAACACAAACTTTAGCACAAGTTGCAAGCTATTTTTCAATGATAGCTCACACAAACGGCAGACTAAGAGTAAGAGTTAGTCCAAAGATAAAAGAGCTAAGCAGTAGCGTAAATTTAGCTAGCTTAGATGATGTGATAGCTCAGATAAATGGTATAAAAAATGTAAAATTTAACAAGCTAATCGGCTCTGTAACGATCGAATATGATCATGAAATTTTTCCAAAAAACCTTTGGGAAGATCTTTTAAAAGGGCAAAATTTAGAAGAGATTTCAACTAGAGTAAATGAAGTTGCAAAAGAAGTGAAATATGCTTAA